In the Gorilla gorilla gorilla isolate KB3781 chromosome 10, NHGRI_mGorGor1-v2.1_pri, whole genome shotgun sequence genome, one interval contains:
- the BCDIN3D gene encoding RNA 5'-monophosphate methyltransferase: MAVPTELDGGSVKETAAEEESRVLEPGAAPFGNFPHYSRFHPPEQRLRLLPPELLRQLFPESPENGPILGLDVGCNSGDLSVALYKHFLSLPDGETCSDASREFRLLCCDIDPVLVKRAEKECPFPDALTFITLDFMNQRTRKVLLSSFLSQFGRSVFDIGFCMSITMWIHLNHGDHGLWEFLAHLSSLCRYLLVEPQPWKCYRAAARRLRKLGLHDFDHFHSLAIRGDMPNQIVQILTQDHGMELIRCFGNTSWDRSLLLFRAKQTIETHPIPESLIEKGKEKNRLSFQKQ, from the exons ATGGCGGTGCCCACGGAACTGGATGGAGGGAGTGTTAAGGAGACCGCAGCGGAAGAGGAATCGCGAGTTCTGGAACCTGGCGCCGCCCCGTTCGGAAATTTTCCTCATTATTCTCGCTTCCACCCTCCGGAGCAACGGCTCCGCCTCCTGCCCCCGGAGCTGCTTCGACAGCTCTTTCCTGAGAGTCCCGAGAACGGGCCGATTCTGGGGCTCGACGTGGGGTGTAACTCCGGG GATCTGAGTGTGGCTCTATACAAACACTTCCTCTCCCTACCTGACGGGGAGACCTGCTCAGATGCCTCAAGAGAATTCCGTCTCCTCTGCTGCGACATAGATCCAGTCCTGGTGAAGCGAGCCGAAAAAGAATGTCCTTTTCCTGATGCCTTGACTTTTATCACCCTGGACTTCATGAATCAAAGGACCCGGAAGGTTCTCTTGAGCTCTTTCTTAAGCCAATTTGGACGTTCAGTTTTTGACATTGGCTTCTGCATGTCAATAACCATGTGGATTCATCTGAATCATGGAGACCATGGCCTATGGGAGTTCCTGGCCCATCTTTCCTCCCTCTGCCGCTACCTCCTTGTGGAGCCCCAACCCTGGAAGTGTTACCGGGCAGCTGCAAGGCGTCTCCGAAAGCTGGGACTCCATGATTTTGACCACTTCCACTCCCTTGCCATCCGAGGTGACATGCCCAATCAGATTGTGCAGATCTTGACCCAGGATCATGGCATGGAATTAATACGTTGCTTTGGCAACACCAGTTGGGACAGAAGCCTTCTGCTCTTCAGGGCAAAACAAACCATAGAGACTCATCCAATCCCTGAATCACTgatagaaaaagggaaagaaaagaacagattAAGTTTCCAGAAGCAGTGA